Genomic segment of Candidatus Flexicrinis affinis:
GGTAGCGTAGATTCGATCGCCGCCCGTTCGAGTATCAGATGCGCGCGGCGTGGCCAGTGCCGCGGCTGAAACAACTTGTCCAGCACGGCAGACGTGATCGCGAACGGCACATTGGCGAACGCGACGTAGTCCTCCGGCAGCCATGCGAGGTCGACGGTCAGAAAATCGGTCTCTACCACTACAACGTGTGCTTGCTGCGAAAACGTGCCGCGCAGGAATGCCGCCAGCTTCGGATCAAGTTCGATGGCGATCACCCTTCCGGACCCGCCTACCGCATCACGCAGCGCGAACGTGATGATCCCGCGCCCCGCTCCGATCTCGAGCACCGTGTCACCGGGTGCGACATGCGCAAGTTTGACAATGTGCTCTACCAGATCGCGCTTGTGCAAGAAGTTCTGCGAGTCTCGCAGCTTCTCGAGCCGCCTTGCATGATCTTCGGACACCGTCGACTTACTCCGGATCCAGCACCGCGCCGCCGCACGGGTTGAAATCTGCGCCGACGATGACCTCGTAATCCACTGACCGATTGGGGTCGGGCTGCACGACAACGGCACCGACATTCAGATTGAGTGCGCGCATGATCTGCTGCGCCGCGCCGCCGCGTTCACTGCCAACATAGTCGATCAGAACCGTGCGTGCCGGATCGCGATCGCCGGTCGTGCCGGCAGCCACCGCTGACAGCGTCACCTCGCCGAGGCGCGCCGCGCCAACTTTGTCCCAGTCCGGGTTGTCGGTCGCATTCAACACACGGATCGTCGCCTGACGCAGCGCCACCTGATTGCCGGTCGGTGGGGTGTAGAAGTCAGTCATCAGGTCGAACACCGGACCGGGCTGCGGCAGTTGTACAAACTGGCCGTCAGGTGGCTGCCACGGCAGCGTGTGATACGTCCGAATCAGCCGGAACGTCTCGATGCTGTCCGGGTCTAGCTGCAGCGCCGTCGGGATCAAGCCCAGCACGTCCTCGACCCGGAGATCGGTCTCGACGCTGGCAAGTCCGTCGCCGATCAGGCCCGGAAGCCTCCCGACGTCGGTCAACAGGCCTTGATCGCGCGCGGCACGGAACGCCGCACGAATGATCGCTTGTTGGCGCCGTCCACGGTCGAAGTCGTCGCTGTTACCGCGCGACCGGGCGTACCACAACGCTTCCTGCCCGCTCATGTGGTAGTAGCCGATCGGCAGCGTGTATTGCAGCGCCTCGGGGTCGGTGAGCAGCGCGTCCGCCGGCACTTGCGCCCCATAGATCTGATAGTCCTGAATGGCGCAGTCCACGGCGATGTCTACCCCGCCGATCGAGTCGATCAGCGCCGCAAAGTTCGACAGATCGACCATCGCGAAGTAGTGAACGTTGATCCCGAGGTTATACAGGATCACCTGCCGCATGTAGAAGAACGGTCCGCCGTCCCAACCCAGCGCACTGCCGACGCCGTAGGCCACGTTGAGTCGGTTCATCCCGACTTGCGGCATGTAGACGTACAGATCGCGCGGCAAGCTCAGCATGGACACCGTGTTTGTATCGCGGTTGATCGACACGACGATCATCGTGTCGGTGCGTGCCAAGTTGTCGCCTGTCACCTCGTTGTCCTGCCCCATGAGCAGAATATTGAACAGATTCTGGCCGCGTCGGTCTATCAATGGAAACGCGGTCGGGATGGCTGTTGGCGCGTTTTGGACATCCTGCGGTTCCGGCGCGAAGAGAATTGTCGGCAGCGGCGCGAACGTCGCCGTAGGTCCAGCCTGAGGGGCCTCGGTCGGTGCCAGCGTGACGACGGGCTCAACGACCGTTTCCGGTGTATTGGTGGCAAACATCGCCGGTGCTTCACCACGCGGGGTATTGGTGGCGAACAGCTGAGCGACATCGGGCAATGCGCCCATCACGATCGCCACACCGCCGAATCGGTCGAAACCCGTGTCCGCAGGTGCAATCGCGGTCGCGGTTGCGGCTATCGGCGTGCCGAGTGCGGCGTATGTAGGCGCGCCCTGTTGATATGCGCTGCGCTCACCTGCCTGATCGATGAGCGTGCGCACAATCGCTACGACGGCAAACATGAGCAGGATCGCGGCCGCAAGCGGCAGACCAAAGCGGTAGGCCGCGCGTAGAAGTCGACGCATGGGACCTCGTTACAGTCGAATGTGCATGCGCATCACTATAGTCAGCGGCATACGCGCTGTCGACTGTCGAAATGCGCCGCCTAACCGCCGATCACGCGACTATTCAATCCCGATCCGGATCGCACACGCCGTGGCGGGCTTCTCCGCGTCTTGTTCGTTAACGACGACACGCAGCCAATACAGACCAGGCTCCAACTCGGTCGGTTCGATGACGCCCAAGACCGACAGTACCGCTGGTACGCTGTACTGATCCGCGATCACCGGTATGCCGGCCGTGTCTGCGCGCATTTCGATCACGTAGGACCGGATCCGCGGCGAGAACGCAGTGCCAATAACCCGGAACGTTTCGGTGAACGACGTGTTAGGAACTGGCGCCGCAATCGTCACCATCATCGGAATCTCACAGCCTACGATGCCGGGAGCCAACAAGTCCTCAAGCCCGGCAGAATCGTAGGTAGCAGGCTTAACTGCAAGGACGTCGCCTGCGGTCAGGTCCTCTGCTGCCTCGGCGCAGCTTGCGATCAGCGTGTACGCGACTTCGTCGTCGCTAACGCCATCTGCGATCGCGTCGAGCACGTCAGGCGCATACGGTACGAAAACGTGATCAGGCGGCAGCACGCACCGCCCATCGTCGTCGAACTGCCCCAACACAAACGGTGTCTCGGTAGCTGTTGGCACAAGCGTTTCGGTCGGCGTGGCGGTCGGAGTCGGCGTGCTGGTCGCCGTTTGCGTCGCAGTCGGCGTGCGAGACGCCGTTGGCGAGGGCGTTGAAGTCGCCGTGGGTTCGTCCGTGGCCGTAGGCTCTTCCGTCGCGGTGGGCTCATCGGTCGCCGTCGGCTCGTCTGTCGCCGTTGCTCTCGGGGTTGCCGTCGACGTAGATGTCGCGCTGGATGTTGCTGTCGACGTGGAAGTCGGCTCAGGCGTACGCGAAGCCGTCGCTGTCGCGGTAGACGTCGGCCTCGGCGTATTGGTCGGCGTTGCGCTGGATGTCTGCGTCGGTTCGACGGTGGGTTCTTCGGTCTCCGTCGGTACATTGGTCACCGTCGGCGTTATCGACGGCGTGCGTGTTGCGGTTGGGATCTCGGTATGTGTTGCCGTGGCAGCTGCGGTCAGGATACGTGTGGGCGCATCGGTTGGATCGGACGTGGCCGTGGCGCTGGGTTCGCGCGTCGCCGTCGGTTCGTCTGTGGCAGTCGGCTCGTCGGTTGCAGCAGTGGTCCGGCTTGGGGACGGCGTCGCGGTGAACGTGGCGCTCGGCTCGTCAGTCGCCGTCTGTGTCGATGTGGGACGGTCTGTGGCGGTCACTACGACGCGCTGCTCGGTCGCCTGAGCTTCGGTCGCGGTGATACTTGGCGTGCGTGTTGGGCTTGGCGCGCTGGTTGCCGTTTCGGTTGCCGGCGCTGGTTCCGTCTCGCTTGGTTCCGGCGTAAACGTCAAAGTCGCCGCAGCAGTCACTTCCGCTGGGGTTTCCGTCGCAGCTTCAACACTTGCGCTCGGCTCGGGCGAAGTCAACGTGGCGGGCGAAACTTGGGTCACTTGCACCGCGGTGATCGTCGCTCCAGCGGTTGGGCTGACGCTCGGGAGGGGCGTACCGTCAGTCGATACGGCCGCAATCGCCGTAGGTTCGTCCGCCGAACTGCCCGGGCTAACGACCGACAGGATCACGCCGAACACGACCGCGAGCGCGATCACGCCGACGGCAACGATTGCGATCAGGACTTCGTCGCCAAAATCTCGCTGCATCGACTTAGTTCCTCGCCTGCGGCATGAACTCTAAGCGAATATTGAACCGGGTTGGGCCGCCGACCGAGGACTCGACGTCGATCGTTCCGCCGTGCGCCTCGATGATCTGCTTGGCGATCGCAAGGCCGATGCCGGTATCGCCTAAGCCGGGGAGCAGCGGATTCTCACCCTGATAGCGCCGTCCAAACACACGTGGCAGGTCCTCAGGCGCGATTCCCGCGCCCGCATCGGTCACCGCGAGATGCACCCACCGCCGCCCTGCCTGCCGCTCGAGGTCGATCGTGATCTCGACAACGCTGCTCTCGGGAGCAGCAAGATAGGCATTGGTCAGCAGTTGCAGCACGACCTGCTTAATCGCTTCACTATCCGCGCTGACGATTGCCTCGTCGACTGCAAGGTCGAGGTTTACCTCGATTCCCTTTTCGCGCAGTGGGACCGACACCTCGCTGATTGCGTCTTCAACGATCCCAACAAGGTCGACGTGCTCGCGCTCAAGCGAGAAACTTCCCGAGTCGAGCGCGGCCATGCGGATCAGGTCTTCGATCATGTTCGACAGGCGGGTGACATTGGACGCCACGCGCTGAAGGAAACGTCGCTGCATATCGCCCAGAATGCCGACCGATTCTCGCAGCATCAGATCGATATAGCCGCGCATGGACGTAATCGGCGTCCGCAAGTCCTGCACGAGGCCCATCACGGACTCGGTTTCCAGCGCAGGTTTGCCGCCGTCGCCCGGTGCAGGCCGCGATCGCAGTGTGGCCAGCTCGCCTTCGAGGTCTGCAATGCGAGCCGTCGCCCGGTTCAACTCGATGGTGATGGGATCGGCCGCGCCTTCTTGTGTCGTCTTGCCGCTCGTAGCAAGCAGCTGCGTGTAACGCTGCTGCAGTTGCTTGAGCTGCGCTTCAAGCAGAGTGACGCGCTCCACCACCCGCTCGCGGAACTTGCGCACGGCCTCGAATCGCTCGACCAGTTCATCACGCTGACGCTTGTACGCGTCGCGCTGTCGAACGACCGTTTCACGATCGGCCAGCACGTTCTGGACTTCTCGTTCGAGGCGCTTGATCGAATTGTCGCTTTCGCGAAGCTGCGCGAGACGCTGCGCGAGACGTATGCGGTCCTGCGCAATCGTGTCTTTCTCGGCCGTCACGGTCGTCACACGGGCCATGAGCGACGTGCGCTCGGCGTACAGCTCGCTGATGAGCTGCGCAATGCCTGACGGGCTGGCGTCCAGCCCGAACGATTCGAGCTGCTTGGCGAGCGACTCGAACCGGCTCTTGAGTTGGTTGCGCTCTTCAACAAGGCGCTGAACGTCTGCGTCCATCTCGGACACGACTTGCTCCGCCACTGCCGGGCTCGACTGGGATGCCGCCGAAAGATCGTCAAGCTGGGCTTGAAGCCGCTCGCGCTGAGCCGCCAGATTGTCGCGCTCCTCGCGCAGCGAGTCGATCAGTTGGCGCAGCGCGGTCTCGTCACCGTGTTCGCCTGCCCCGCTCAGGGCGCTCTCCATCTGGCGCAACCGCTCGGCCAACTGGTCGCGCTCGTCACGGAGTGCGGCGCGCTCTTGTCCAATCGATTGAATACGCTGCGAAATGCTCAGGTCTGTGTCGCTGTCACTCAACGACATCGCAAGCCGGTCGCGTTCGATAGCAAGGCGCTCTTCTAGCCGCTTGACTTGCGTCGATAGCGCGTCGATGTCGAGGCGCGATTTCTGCAGCTCGGCAAGCGCCGATTGCCGCGCGGCGTACACCTGATCGTCGCTCACTTGCGAGAGCGGCACGCCTTGTGCCATGGCCTGAATGGCGCGCTCCTCAGCGAGAAGGCGCTGCTCCTCGGCCATGTCGCTCAACGCCAGCAGACCGGCAGCGATGACCCCGAGGCCTTTGAGCGCCTCGGACTCCGACTCACTTAGCTCGCGGTCGGCAAACGGGAAACCGACCATCAGCACGCCTTCCAGCTCGCCTTCGCGTGTCAGAGGCTGGAAGTACGCCGGCCCGCTGGTCTGATCCAGGCCGAGTCGCGTATAAAGGTCGTCGAGTTCGGCTTGGTTTCGGTCAGGGAACAGTGGTCGCTGCTGCAGCCGCTCGATCGCATTCTTGAGCGTGGGCTGTGCTGCTAGGCTTACCGCCAGCCCGGACTCCGACTTCTTACGCGCGCGATCCGTCACTATCACAAGGTCGGCGTAGTTAGCGTCTTGGACGCGAATGAGCGCGCCGATGTCCGCCCGCAGCATCTCGAGCGCAGCGCGCACTACTTGGCCCGGAATAGCTGACGGGTGCGTGTCTTCGATCATCAACCCGAGCGCGCGCAGAAGTTGCGTTGACTCGCGTTCACCGGCGGTTGGCGCGCGGACAACAACCGGCGGCGGCTGTCTCTCAGACACGCTCATCTGAGACGAGGCGCGCTGAACCTGATCCTCCAGGCCGCGCATCTGTTCCAGCACGCCCGACAGCAGCGCCCGATAGGAGATCACAGCGATCACCGACATCGCGCCGATGAACGCCAGCCGAAGCGCGCCGATCGATCCTTCATCGCTGCCGAGGCTGTACTGGAGGATGCCAATGATCGCGCCGGCAATCAGCAGGCTGTAGAGGACGAGTTTTAGGGGGCCGTCTGCCGACCGTCCGCCCTGCACGAGCACACCGGCGACGAACACTCCGCTCGCGGCTGCAGGGAGTAGACCCCAAATCAGCGCCGCGACTGTGGACCCACCGGACAGCCCGTCGGTAATCGCCCCGCCGGTGGTCAAGTAGAAGACCAGCGTCACAACCGCAATCGCTAACGACCCGCGGCGAAGGTTGACTTCCAGCGGCGAATCTGCCGCAGGGCTGAGGGCCAACCCGACAGCAGTGATGATCCATACCTGAACCGTACGCTCGAGCGCCTGAAGGCTATTGAGGTGGAACTCCTCGCCGCGCAGTAAAGCGAACACCACGGCTAACAGAATCAACATCCACGCACCGAAACTGAATGTTAGCCCCGCTGCAAGCCGCGATGCCGACTGCGTGTTTCGACGCACAGCCTGCCCGACCGTCATCAGCAAGCACGCCATCAGCACGACGACGATCAGCACGAAGTAGACAAGATCGCCGGGCGGACGAACGAACACTGTCAGGAAGTTCATGTGGGCTTACACCATCCGGTTGCGCACCGCGTGAGTCCTCCGGCAGTATACCCCACCTTTCGCGTGGCTGTCACTCACCGCGTTCGGGTTGCGTCGGTTGAGCGCACTGGTCGGTTGAGGTCTCGTCAGGCATAATGCGCGCCATGACTGACCCAACCCGTCCCCGCCGCATCGCCAGCTTGCTGCGCCGTGCGCCGTGGATCATCGGCGTTCTCTATCCGTTCTATCAACTGACGCGCCCGCGAGTGACGATGGGTGTGGTGGGTGTCCTACTGGATGACGTTGGACGCGTTCTGCTCGCCGAACATGTATATCACCCCCGCCTGCCGTGGGGATTGCCGGGAGGCGCCATCAACCGCGGCGAAGATCCGGCAGCAGCCCTCCAGCGCGAGATGCGCGAAGAGCTTGGGATTGAGGTCACAGTAGGCGTGCCGCTGCTGGTCGAACGCACATACCTCGGCCATGTCGATCTTGCCTTTCTGTGTCACGGCCACGTCGAGCCATCCGTCTCGAGTCCCGAAATTCTGGACTTCAGTTGGTACCGGCGCGGCGACGTTCCGCCAATAACGAACTTCCAGCGACGTGCGCTCGACCGTGCGTACAAGTACTTCGACTCGACTGTGGGAGTCGCGTATGACCTATAGCAAACGTCCGAACGGCCGGCGCCGCTCCCGTATTCCCGTCCTGCGCATCCTTTCGTTGTCCATGCTCATCGCCGGTATTGCGCTGTTTGGGGTCGAGTTGTACGGTTTCAGCCAGCGTGAAAGCCTGCTGGCCGACGACGTCACGGTCGGCGGTGTTCCAGTCGGTGGCCTCACGGTCAACGAGGCGTTTTCACGCTGGGAACAGGTGTTCAATCAACCGGTCGTGCTGCTGTACGGCGACGCTCCGCCGATCCTGCTCGACCCCAGCACGATCGATTTCCGGCTTAACAGCAATACGATGCGCGCCAACGCGCAGGCTTCGACTGGAGATTTCTGGCCCCGATTCATCGGGTACCTGACAGGCACACAAGTTGAACGGCAGGGCGCATCCGTGCCGCTGCTCGCCGACTATCAGGAGGGGCTTCTGCGCAGCGTGCTCGAGGATATCGCGCGCCGGTACGATCGCGCCCCGGGCCGCCCAGGCTACGACATCGGCACGCTGACCGTATTCGCCGGTACGCCCGGGTCGCAGCTCGATATCGAGTCCGCAATCGACGCGATCGATGCCGCCTTGCGCAGCCCAGTGGAACGCGTCGTTGAGCTGCCGATAGGTACCAGCACCGCAAACCGCCCGAACCTTCAGCTGCTCCGTCAGTTGATTATCGACTACCTAGACACGCAGGGATTCATCTACGACAGCCCGACCAGTATTGCCAGTATTTTCATCCTCGATCTGCAGACCGGGGAAGAAGTCAACATCTTGGGTGATGTCGCATATTCTGCCGCCAGCACGATGAAGCTTCCGATACTCATCGACTTCTACCGGTCGATCGACGCGCCGCCCTCGCAAGAGGAGGCGTTCATCATGGCAAACTCGCTGCTGTGCAGCCGGAATTCATCGTCAAACCTGCTTATGCGGCTGATCGGACAGAACGACATCCTCGCGGGTGTCCGCAGTGTAACGAACACGGCGCAGTTCTTAGGCGCGAACAACACGTACATCAGCGCCCCGTTCGTCGAAGGCGTCGCTGGTGAGCAGTTCGGCAGCACGACGGCCCCGCGGACCGAACCGAACCCGAGCTTCAACACGGACCCCGATCCGTTCAATCAAACCACGCCCGAGGACTTAGGCACGCTGCTTGGGCTGGTGTACGACTGCGCGAACTACAATTCAGGCCTCGTGTCCGCTTACCCCGGCGGTGAATTCACCCAGATCGAGTGCCGACAGATGCTGGAGCTGATGAGCGGCAACGACATCCAGCGCTTGATTCAGGCGGGACTGCCGCCCGGAACGCGCGTGTCGCACAAGAACGGATGGCTGACCGAGACGGTCGGCGATGCAGGGGTCGTATTCCCGCCCAACGGGCGCGATTACATATTCGCGATGTTCATCTGGGAAGATACGGGGTTCCAGAACTACGAACGTCTGTGGCCGCTTCTCGAAGGCGTCAGCCGCGCGACATGGAACTACTTCAGCCCGGAAGAGCCGGTGCTCACCACCCGAACCGACATCCCGGTGACCGCTCAGGACTGCGAAGGCAACTACCTTCCGCCGTCGCCCGAGCTTACGAACTTGGACGACATCGACGCGTGGCGCCTGCGACCGTAGAGCGTTAACTCAACCGCTTCTCCATCCGGAAATGATTGCGTCCATCGGAGCTGGAATACTCGACTCGATCCATAAACCGGCGTACGAACTGGATTCCCCAACCCCCTTCCGTGCGCTCAAACAGAGGCGTCGAGGGATCGGGTTCCGGCCGAGCGAGTGGATTGAACAGCGGGGCATCGTCGATCACCTCGATGATGAACGTCTCTTCGTGCGTGAAACACCAGATTTCGACCTTTCCGGTGCGCTCGACGTTCTCGTAGCCGTGTTCGACGATGTTGGTGCAAATCTCTTCGACCGAGAGCTGGCAGCGGTAGACACCCTCGTCGTCCATGCCGTGACGCGCCGCTACACGCGCAACGAACCCGCAGGCTTCATGTACCTGATCCATGAGTGCTGGTATGGTGATCCAGCCGTGCTCGTCCAACGCGTTTCCCCTAGCAGTGCACTCTAAAAGCTCTCGACTGCATCAACCGACGTCTCGAAGATCAAGAAGATTGTATCGAGGCCAGCCATTTCCATGACTTCGCGCACGCGTCGCGTCGGTTGCGAAAGCCGGAGATCGCCACCAATCCGCTTGACCTTTTTAAGCGCGTTTACGAGTTCTCTAAGGCCGGCGCTGCTCATATAGTCGACGCCAGCGAGATCAAGCACAAGATGCGCCACGTTGCCAGAAATCTGTTCGGACAGGGCTTGGCCGAGCTTCGCAGCCGACATACTGTCGATTCGTCCGCGCGCGACCAACACCATCACACCGCCCTGATCGGAACTGTAGATTTCCATTCAACGCCCCGTGATCTATCTCTAAGTCCGGGGGTAAAGACTCACTGCGTCCTCACCCCCAGTCCTTATAATACAAGCTACTGCGGAGAAAAGCTTGAGGATTCATCCCCTTCCGATGAACGACACACTGCTCATCATCACCGGATTCATGACATTTCTGCTGTTTCTCGTGCAACGCAGTGAACGCAAGGCGCGCCGCCTCGTCCTGTTTCTCGCTGCCGCGGTCTTCGTCGCCATCCATCAGGTCGTACTCAGCCGGGGCGACGCTTCCGCTGCTTGGCAGGGGCTCGCGATCGCCGTCGTACTCAACGTTGTCTTCTGGTTCTTGATCGGACGCTACAACCCGCCCGGTTCAAGCGACGACATTCAAGTCCTCGGCATGGACGACTGACGCTCGGCGCTCACACTTAGCCGATGATATTCAGCGGGATCACGTCCAACTGCTGCATCAAGGTTACGCTGACTCGCGCCGCCACCTGCCGTGCGATCTGCA
This window contains:
- a CDS encoding LCP family protein: MRRLLRAAYRFGLPLAAAILLMFAVVAIVRTLIDQAGERSAYQQGAPTYAALGTPIAATATAIAPADTGFDRFGGVAIVMGALPDVAQLFATNTPRGEAPAMFATNTPETVVEPVVTLAPTEAPQAGPTATFAPLPTILFAPEPQDVQNAPTAIPTAFPLIDRRGQNLFNILLMGQDNEVTGDNLARTDTMIVVSINRDTNTVSMLSLPRDLYVYMPQVGMNRLNVAYGVGSALGWDGGPFFYMRQVILYNLGINVHYFAMVDLSNFAALIDSIGGVDIAVDCAIQDYQIYGAQVPADALLTDPEALQYTLPIGYYHMSGQEALWYARSRGNSDDFDRGRRQQAIIRAAFRAARDQGLLTDVGRLPGLIGDGLASVETDLRVEDVLGLIPTALQLDPDSIETFRLIRTYHTLPWQPPDGQFVQLPQPGPVFDLMTDFYTPPTGNQVALRQATIRVLNATDNPDWDKVGAARLGEVTLSAVAAGTTGDRDPARTVLIDYVGSERGGAAQQIMRALNLNVGAVVVQPDPNRSVDYEVIVGADFNPCGGAVLDPE
- a CDS encoding NUDIX hydrolase, which gives rise to MTDPTRPRRIASLLRRAPWIIGVLYPFYQLTRPRVTMGVVGVLLDDVGRVLLAEHVYHPRLPWGLPGGAINRGEDPAAALQREMREELGIEVTVGVPLLVERTYLGHVDLAFLCHGHVEPSVSSPEILDFSWYRRGDVPPITNFQRRALDRAYKYFDSTVGVAYDL
- a CDS encoding serine hydrolase, whose protein sequence is MTYSKRPNGRRRSRIPVLRILSLSMLIAGIALFGVELYGFSQRESLLADDVTVGGVPVGGLTVNEAFSRWEQVFNQPVVLLYGDAPPILLDPSTIDFRLNSNTMRANAQASTGDFWPRFIGYLTGTQVERQGASVPLLADYQEGLLRSVLEDIARRYDRAPGRPGYDIGTLTVFAGTPGSQLDIESAIDAIDAALRSPVERVVELPIGTSTANRPNLQLLRQLIIDYLDTQGFIYDSPTSIASIFILDLQTGEEVNILGDVAYSAASTMKLPILIDFYRSIDAPPSQEEAFIMANSLLCSRNSSSNLLMRLIGQNDILAGVRSVTNTAQFLGANNTYISAPFVEGVAGEQFGSTTAPRTEPNPSFNTDPDPFNQTTPEDLGTLLGLVYDCANYNSGLVSAYPGGEFTQIECRQMLELMSGNDIQRLIQAGLPPGTRVSHKNGWLTETVGDAGVVFPPNGRDYIFAMFIWEDTGFQNYERLWPLLEGVSRATWNYFSPEEPVLTTRTDIPVTAQDCEGNYLPPSPELTNLDDIDAWRLRP
- a CDS encoding ATP-binding protein, which translates into the protein MDEHGWITIPALMDQVHEACGFVARVAARHGMDDEGVYRCQLSVEEICTNIVEHGYENVERTGKVEIWCFTHEETFIIEVIDDAPLFNPLARPEPDPSTPLFERTEGGWGIQFVRRFMDRVEYSSSDGRNHFRMEKRLS
- a CDS encoding STAS domain-containing protein — translated: MEIYSSDQGGVMVLVARGRIDSMSAAKLGQALSEQISGNVAHLVLDLAGVDYMSSAGLRELVNALKKVKRIGGDLRLSQPTRRVREVMEMAGLDTIFLIFETSVDAVESF